The following is a genomic window from Synergistaceae bacterium.
AGCACCTTCCCAGACTGAACCCTCGGCGAGTTCCCCGTCACCCATTAAAGTATAAACGCGGTAATTTTTCTTGTCCATTTTTCCTGCGAGTGCCATTCCTACACTTACTGACAAGCCATGACCTAGAGAGCCCGAATTCATTTCTATACCGGGTAAAGTATTATGCGGATGTCCTATATATTCAGAGCCGAAACGAGAAAATTTTGCTTTCACCTCGTCAAGATTCATGAATCCTTCATAACTCAAGACGGCATATAGAGTCTCTACACAATGCCCCTTGCTTAAAACGAATCTATCACGATCGGGGCTGTCTTGATTTTCCGGAGTTACATTCATGCGTTCATAGAGAGTTAATAAAATTTCCGGCTCGCTCATGTCCCCGCCGATATGACCGCCTCCGCCTGACATGATAATATCAAGTGCATCGCGCCTAATGTCAAATGCCTTCACGCTTAAATCTTTAACGTTCTTAATTTTGCGCATAATTTACACCTCATCAAATTTTACATCTTCGCCGTGTAGATAGGCTTTTACTTTGTCCTCAATGGGATCATATAAATCGGGCTTGACTCCGATATATTTGCAGGCCTCATAAATAACCGGTACAATATCGCCGTGAATTGCTGCGACATGGTGAATATAAGGACCTTCAACGACTTTTGCCTCAAGACGCTTCAAATTATTAACTTCGATCCATACATAAGTCCCGCGAGTAAAAGGCCCGTC
Proteins encoded in this region:
- a CDS encoding transketolase — its product is MKNVKDLSVKAFDIRRDALDIIMSGGGGHIGGDMSEPEILLTLYERMNVTPENQDSPDRDRFVLSKGHCVETLYAVLSYEGFMNLDEVKAKFSRFGSEYIGHPHNTLPGIEMNSGSLGHGLSVSVGMALAGKMDKKNYRVYTLMGDGELAEGSVWEGAAAAGHYRLDNLCAFVDHNHLQISGNVDDVLSPGNIALRFEASGWHVINVMNGNDIQQISDALDVAERTKGCPTVIIAETLKGKGSPIMENKAGWHHKLPNQEEYTQIAADIAAYKEALLNG